One part of the Roseomonas gilardii genome encodes these proteins:
- a CDS encoding DUF4239 domain-containing protein produces MLVAAFTALVSAGVLAGGAAGLFLHLLLPERHLTKETRDVVHLATGMLSVLAALVLGLLIATARDSLSSADRSVRDFSAILIQAEQGLRVYGPEAAPARDVLRHYTHAAFSQRWTRDDRDILDAASPTGTTLEQLRLAVLSLQPASDVQRWLREQILTQNDRLLSLRWQMLEQQDLPFQPVFVVLLTCWLFFIFTGFGFMAPRNAAVCVAFGVCAVAVGGAMFLILEMETPFTGIIQVSRQPLAIALAHMER; encoded by the coding sequence ATGCTCGTGGCCGCCTTCACGGCGCTCGTTTCGGCCGGTGTCCTCGCCGGCGGGGCCGCGGGCCTCTTCCTGCACCTGCTCCTTCCGGAACGCCACCTCACCAAGGAAACGCGGGACGTGGTGCATCTGGCGACCGGCATGCTGTCGGTCCTCGCGGCGCTGGTGCTCGGATTGCTGATCGCCACGGCCAGGGACAGCCTGTCCTCGGCGGATCGCTCGGTCCGTGACTTCTCGGCGATCCTGATCCAGGCGGAGCAGGGCCTGCGCGTCTACGGCCCGGAAGCTGCGCCGGCGCGCGATGTCCTGCGGCACTACACCCACGCCGCCTTCTCGCAGCGCTGGACCCGGGATGACCGGGACATCCTCGACGCCGCCTCTCCAACCGGCACGACGCTGGAGCAACTGCGCCTGGCGGTCCTTTCGCTTCAGCCGGCGAGCGATGTGCAGCGCTGGTTGCGCGAGCAGATCCTGACCCAGAACGACCGGCTGCTGTCGCTACGCTGGCAGATGCTGGAGCAACAAGACCTGCCCTTTCAGCCCGTCTTCGTCGTGCTGCTCACCTGCTGGCTGTTCTTCATCTTCACGGGATTCGGCTTCATGGCGCCCCGCAACGCCGCCGTCTGCGTCGCCTTCGGCGTCTGCGCGGTGGCGGTGGGCGGCGCGATGTTCCTGATCCTGGAGATGGAGACGCCTTTCACCGGGATCATCCAGGTGTCCCGGCAACCCCTGGCGATCGCACTCGCTCATATGGAGCGCTGA
- a CDS encoding SDR family oxidoreductase → MYEEMQKVPPQKQDRQPGLESGMTPKPAAEMRHWKGSGKLAGRKAIVTGGDSGIGRAVAIGFAKEGADLFILYKDEHEDAAETKRLVEAEGRRCETVAGDVGDPAFARAAVEKAAAFLGGIDILVNNAGEQHENKDFATIEEAQVERTFRTNILGYMWMAKYALPHLREGSAIVNTTSVTAYRGSPHLVDYSATKGAILAFTRSLAAQLAERKIRVNGVAPGPIWTPLIPASFSPEEVEKHGGSTPLERRGQPDECAPAYIFLASDADSSYITGQVIHPNGGEPVNG, encoded by the coding sequence ATGTACGAAGAGATGCAGAAGGTCCCGCCGCAGAAGCAGGACCGGCAGCCCGGCCTGGAATCCGGGATGACCCCGAAGCCCGCTGCCGAGATGCGGCACTGGAAGGGCTCGGGCAAGCTGGCGGGCCGGAAGGCCATCGTGACCGGCGGCGATTCCGGCATCGGCCGCGCCGTGGCCATCGGTTTCGCCAAGGAAGGGGCCGATCTCTTCATCCTCTACAAGGACGAGCACGAGGACGCCGCCGAAACGAAGCGGCTGGTGGAGGCGGAAGGCCGGCGCTGCGAGACCGTCGCGGGCGATGTGGGCGACCCGGCCTTCGCCCGCGCGGCGGTGGAGAAGGCGGCGGCCTTCCTCGGCGGCATCGACATCCTGGTGAACAACGCGGGCGAGCAGCACGAGAACAAGGATTTCGCCACCATCGAGGAAGCACAGGTGGAACGCACCTTCCGCACCAACATCCTCGGCTACATGTGGATGGCGAAATACGCGCTGCCGCATCTGCGGGAAGGCAGCGCCATCGTGAACACCACCTCGGTCACCGCCTATCGCGGCAGCCCGCATCTGGTGGACTATTCGGCGACCAAGGGCGCCATCCTCGCCTTCACCCGCTCCCTCGCCGCGCAACTCGCGGAGCGGAAGATCCGCGTGAACGGCGTGGCGCCCGGGCCGATCTGGACGCCGCTGATCCCGGCCTCCTTCTCGCCGGAGGAGGTGGAGAAGCACGGCGGCAGCACGCCGCTGGAACGGCGGGGCCAGCCGGACGAATGCGCCCCCGCCTATATCTTCCTCGCCTCCGACGCCGACAGTTCCTACATCACCGGACAGGTGATCCATCCCAATGGCGGGGAGCCGGTGAACGGCTGA
- the ppdK gene encoding pyruvate, phosphate dikinase, translating into MTKWVYGFGAGRNDGKADMRNLLGGKGANLAEMASIGLPVPPGFTITTEVCTYYYDNGKQYPKELTDQVNEALARIENAVGMKFGDAANPLLVSVRSGARVSMPGMMDTVLNLGLNDETVLGLAKRSGDDRFAWDSYRRFIQMYGSVVLGVDHHRFEEIIEEAKHASGAVEDTELAAADWQKVVAGYKEMVAEATGKPFPLDPQEQLWGAVGAVFGSWMNPRANTYRRLHDIPASWGTAVNVQAMVFGNMGNDCATGVCFTRDPSTGENIFYGEYLINAQGEDVVAGIRTPQPMSKARAKPGETSMEEAMPEAYAELCKVRETLERHYTDMQDIEFTVQSNKLYMLQTRNGKRTAAASLKVAVDMAEEGLIDHPEAVKRVAPGSLDQLLHPTLDPKASRKVLTKGLPASPGAACGVVVFSAEEAEARANKGEAVILVRIETSPEDIAGMHAAKGILTTRGGMTSHAAVVARGMGRPCVAGAGGVVVDYAAGTLSAGGTLVHAGETITLDGATGEVFLGAVAMIEPQLSGDFATLMGWADAVRRLKVRANAETPLDADTARKFGAEGIGLCRTEHMFFDADRIGSVRQMIMSETEGGRRDALAKLLPFQRSDFVELFRIMAGLPVTIRLLDPPLHEFLPHKDEELAEVAAGLGTDLATMKRRAADLSEANPMLGHRGCRLGVTYPEIYEMQARAIFEAAIQVAKETGSAPVPEIMIPLVGMKKELEITRAQVDKVAQEVFAETGTTLDYSVGTMIELPRAALTADKIAEVADFFSFGTNDLTQTTFGLSRDDAGKFLPYYVEKDILPKDPFVSIDVEGVGALVEIATEKGRKVKNGLKLGICGEHGGDPASIQFCEKVGLDYVSCSPYRVPVARLAAAQAALSGAGADRTA; encoded by the coding sequence ATGACCAAGTGGGTGTACGGTTTCGGTGCCGGCCGGAACGACGGCAAGGCCGACATGCGCAACCTCCTCGGCGGCAAGGGTGCGAACCTGGCGGAGATGGCCTCGATCGGCCTTCCCGTTCCACCGGGCTTCACGATTACCACCGAGGTCTGCACCTACTACTACGACAACGGGAAGCAGTACCCGAAGGAGCTGACCGACCAGGTGAACGAGGCCCTGGCGCGGATCGAGAACGCGGTGGGGATGAAGTTCGGCGACGCCGCCAACCCGCTGCTGGTCTCGGTGCGCTCCGGCGCCCGCGTCTCCATGCCGGGCATGATGGACACGGTGCTGAACCTCGGCCTGAACGACGAGACGGTGCTGGGCCTGGCCAAGCGCTCGGGCGACGACCGCTTCGCCTGGGACAGCTACCGCCGCTTCATCCAGATGTACGGCTCGGTGGTGCTGGGCGTGGACCATCACCGCTTCGAGGAGATCATCGAGGAGGCGAAGCACGCCTCCGGCGCGGTGGAGGACACCGAGCTGGCCGCCGCCGACTGGCAGAAGGTCGTCGCGGGCTACAAGGAAATGGTGGCCGAGGCGACCGGCAAGCCCTTCCCGCTGGACCCGCAGGAGCAGCTCTGGGGCGCGGTCGGCGCCGTCTTCGGCTCCTGGATGAACCCGCGCGCCAACACCTATCGCCGCCTGCACGACATCCCGGCGAGCTGGGGCACCGCGGTCAACGTCCAGGCCATGGTCTTCGGCAACATGGGCAATGACTGCGCCACGGGCGTCTGCTTCACCCGCGATCCCTCGACCGGCGAGAACATCTTCTACGGCGAGTACCTGATCAACGCGCAGGGCGAGGACGTGGTGGCGGGCATCCGCACGCCGCAGCCCATGTCCAAGGCCCGCGCCAAGCCCGGCGAGACCTCCATGGAGGAGGCGATGCCGGAAGCCTATGCCGAGCTCTGCAAGGTGCGTGAGACGCTGGAGCGTCACTACACGGACATGCAGGACATCGAGTTCACCGTGCAGAGCAACAAGCTCTACATGCTGCAGACCCGCAACGGGAAGCGCACCGCCGCCGCCTCGCTGAAGGTCGCGGTGGACATGGCCGAGGAAGGGCTGATCGACCATCCGGAAGCGGTGAAGCGCGTCGCTCCGGGCTCGCTCGACCAGCTCCTGCACCCGACGCTGGACCCCAAGGCCAGCCGCAAGGTGCTGACCAAGGGCCTGCCGGCCTCGCCGGGCGCCGCCTGTGGCGTCGTGGTCTTCTCGGCGGAAGAGGCCGAGGCGCGCGCCAACAAGGGCGAGGCGGTCATCCTGGTCCGCATCGAGACCAGCCCCGAGGATATCGCGGGCATGCACGCCGCCAAGGGCATCCTCACCACCCGCGGCGGCATGACCAGCCACGCGGCCGTGGTGGCGCGCGGCATGGGCCGGCCCTGCGTGGCCGGTGCCGGCGGCGTGGTGGTGGACTATGCGGCGGGCACGCTCTCGGCCGGTGGCACGCTGGTGCATGCGGGCGAGACCATCACCCTCGACGGCGCGACCGGCGAGGTCTTCCTCGGCGCCGTCGCGATGATCGAGCCGCAGCTTTCCGGCGACTTCGCGACGCTGATGGGCTGGGCCGACGCGGTGCGCCGCCTGAAGGTGCGCGCCAATGCCGAGACCCCGCTGGACGCCGACACCGCCCGCAAGTTCGGTGCCGAGGGCATCGGCCTCTGCCGCACCGAGCACATGTTCTTCGACGCGGACCGCATCGGCTCCGTCCGCCAGATGATCATGTCCGAGACGGAGGGCGGCCGCCGCGACGCCCTGGCCAAGCTGCTGCCCTTCCAGCGCTCCGACTTCGTGGAGCTGTTCCGGATCATGGCCGGGCTGCCGGTGACGATCCGCCTGCTCGACCCGCCGCTGCACGAGTTCCTGCCGCACAAGGACGAGGAGCTGGCCGAGGTGGCGGCGGGGCTGGGGACCGACCTCGCCACCATGAAGCGCCGTGCCGCCGACCTGTCGGAAGCGAACCCCATGCTCGGCCATCGCGGCTGCCGCCTGGGCGTGACCTATCCCGAGATCTACGAGATGCAGGCCCGCGCCATCTTCGAGGCCGCCATCCAGGTGGCCAAGGAGACGGGCAGCGCGCCGGTGCCGGAGATCATGATCCCGCTGGTCGGCATGAAGAAGGAGCTGGAGATCACCCGCGCCCAGGTGGACAAGGTGGCGCAGGAGGTCTTCGCCGAGACGGGCACCACGCTCGACTACTCGGTCGGCACCATGATCGAGCTGCCGCGCGCGGCGCTGACGGCGGACAAGATCGCGGAGGTCGCGGACTTCTTCTCCTTCGGCACCAACGACCTGACGCAGACGACCTTCGGCCTGTCGCGCGACGACGCGGGCAAGTTCCTGCCCTACTACGTGGAGAAGGACATCCTGCCGAAGGACCCGTTCGTCTCCATCGACGTGGAGGGCGTGGGCGCGCTGGTGGAGATCGCGACCGAGAAGGGCCGCAAGGTCAAGAACGGCCTCAAGCTCGGCATCTGCGGCGAGCATGGCGGCGACCCGGCCTCGATCCAGTTCTGCGAGAAGGTCGGGCTCGACTACGTGTCCTGCTCCCCCTACCGCGTGCCGGTGGCGCGCCTGGCGGCGGCGCAGGCGGCGCTGTCCGGCGCCGGGGCCGACCGCACGGCCTGA